Part of the Dehalococcoidia bacterium genome, GTTACGTACAATTTGTCTAATTCTGATGTTTTATAAACAGGTATTTCATTTGGTAAAGTTGATAAAACATTCTGAAGTATAGTCCTATAGCCAGTATTTACTTTATTTGAAATACCCAAAAGTTCAGAAATTTCTATCTGAAAAATTTCACATATCTTAACTAAATCCGAAGTTTTTATTTCTCTTTGGTCAGTTTCAATTTTAGATAACCAAACGGGAGATTTTTTCATTTGAGATGCTACTTCTACCTGTGATAAGTTCATTGAAAGCCTATATTTCTTGATTTTTTCACCCGTAGAAGCCTGAGGAGAAAACTTTTGACCTTCTGCATAAATAGCCATTTGCTTACTTAATATCCTTTTTGCTAATATTTAATATCAAATAATTTCCTTTTTAGTTATTTTAATACCTGAGTATATATTAAAAATAGAAAAATTTACTAATTTTATATGATAAGAATTCAGAGTTATAATAATGAAGATAAAATAGATAATAAAAAATTATAAAAATGGAAAATTTCAAAGAATCAATAATTTCTGGCCTTAATGAATACTTAACAGCACTTTATAAGGCACTAGATGGACTAAATATACATGAGCTGAAATGGCAACCATCATTGGAATCAAATAATATAATTTATCTAGTTTGGCATATGGCAAGAGTTGAAGATAATTGGATAAATAAGATTTTGGGTGGAAATCAAACTATTTGGGAAAAAAATCAGTGGGCTAAAAAACTCAATATAGATCAAAATTTAGATGATGCTGACTACGGTAAAGGATATGGAAAAGAAGATATTTCTAATTTACCTGATATGAATATTGATCAATTGAAATTATTTTATAAAGATCAAAGAAAAGCAAGCTTAGATGTAATTATTAAACTTAAAGATGAAGATTTAGAAAAAGACTATAAAAGATTAACTGGAGAATTAAAAAAAGGTTATTGGATATTAGGACATGTGTTAGTTGAGGAATCACAGCATTTAGGCCAAATTGCTTATATAAGAGGGATGATAAAAGGATTAAATAATTAATTATTCTACTAATCTGTAGGCTCTAAAACCGTAATAAGTGTCAAATACTAATAAAAATATTGCTTGAATTATAACTCCAAAACCATGACCAATTGTAGCCTCGCCTTCAAAAACAAATTCAAAGATAAGAATTAGACCAACTAAAATATAAATAATATCTAAAAAAGAATTAAAGAATAATATTTTGTACAATTTTTTTCTTTCAGAAATTTTATTTCTTATTATAGGAATTAAGCCTAAAATAAAATCAATAATTCCCCAAAGTAAGAATTGTATGGAAATAGCTTTAAGGAAAGGGTTATCAAAAAAAATTAGTGTTCCACCTAAAATAACAGAAGATAATCCCCATCCCATTAGAAAAAGAGAGATTTGCCTATTTAATTGGTATAAATTTAGGTTATTATTTATCATAAAAAATATAATATTTTCTAATTATATATAGGTTGGATAATTGATATGGTAAAAAATTGGCCAAATGTTTATAAAGAACTTGGAATAAAACCAGTTATAAATGCAAAAAGCTGGGTGACTGTTTATGGAGGAAGCATTATGCGACCTGAAGTCATCAAATCAATACAAGAAGCCAGTTCTGTATTTGTTGATATTGAAGAGTTACATAAAGTTGCAGGAGAATTTGTGGCTAAAGTATGTGGCTCTGAAATGGCTATTGTAACGAGTGGTTGTGCCACATCTATTGTACTGATGGCCGCAGCAAGTATAACGGGAAAAAATAAGGAAAAAATCTCAAAAATACCCCATACGGAGGGTATGAAAAATGAAATATTAATTCATACAGGTCAAAGAAATAACTATGATAAAGCATTTGAAATTCCGGGAGGTAAATTAGTCGAATACAATAATGAAAACTTGGAAGATAAAATTAATGATAAGACATGCGCAATATCATATGTTATTGCTCCATTTTTCGATGAAGGAATAGGTCTTCAAAATACAATAGAAATTGCACACAATAATAATCTACCTTTGCTACTTGATGCTGCAGCAGAACTACCACCAAGAGAAAATCTAACAAAATTTATTTCTATGGGAGTTGATGCGGTTGGTTTTAGTGGTGGTAAGGGTATTGGAGGACCACAATCAACTGGAATACTTGCAGGAAAAAAAGACTTAATCGAAGCTGCTCAGTTACATAGCTTTCAAAATCTACATACTAAAAAAGCAGCAATAGGTAGACCTATGAAAGTCACAAAAGAAAATATTGTAGGATTTATTACTGCACTTAAATTATTCATTGAAGATGATGAAAATATTGAAAAAGAAATTTGGTCTAAGAAAGCAGAATTACTAAAAGACAAGATCAAAGAAACTAATGGAATCAAAATTTCAGTTGAAGATGAGTATCCAAACAGACAAGGACCAACTGTCGTTCTTAGCTTTGAAAAAAATTATAAAGGTCCAAGGTCTGAAGAGATTATGAATGAACTTTCAAAAAATGATCCAAAAATATATGCTGGCGGGGGTTTAAATGATGGCCATGCATATTTAGATGAAGTAAGCTTAGTTGTTCATAGTTTAGATGAAATTGATATAGATATAATTGCAAATAAATTAAATGAAATTATTTCTTAGGTGAAAATTTTTCATACAAAGTTTCTGAGTTTCTAAGAGTCCCTGTATAAGTTTCCATAGCAATACCGTCATAAAAATAAATAAAAGTTGGAACAACAGATATATTATATTTTTTTACCATTTGACTATAATCATCATCAGCAATATTTATTTTTATCACCTTAAACTCATTAGAATATTCATTTTTAAAATTATTTATTGCACCTTCACTTAATAAGCAACCTAAACAATTAGGAGAAAAGAATTGCACAACAATCTTTCCCTTACTTTCAATTTCGCTATTTATATTAATTCTCTCTTCTAATGATGAATTTTCGGGAGCAAAAAACAGTCTAATCATAATAAAAAATATCGTAAGAATTATAAAAATACTAAATACAAAAAATTTATTTTTTGAAATATAAAAGTAGATAAATACAGATACTACAAAAGGGAAAAATAAAATTAGTATGTAAAGAGAATTATGGTTAATCCAAGTAAACATTAATTTTTCTATTCCATTTTAGAACCAACAAATTTTGAAATAGCTCTTGCTGTTGGATCTGTATGAACATTAATTATTGATGGTAATCCTGAATCAATTGCTCTTTCAATAGCTGGTTTGATATCATTTGGTTTCTCAACCATTTCACCATAGCCTCCTAATGATTCAGCAATCAAATCAAATCTTGTGAAACCAAGTTCTCTACCTGGCTTTCTTACTCCTTCTACCCTCGCAGTCCATCCTTCGTTATTTGAAACTAAAATTATTATAGGTAAATTATGCCTTACGGCAGTGTCAAAATCTTGTATATTCATACCAAGTGATCCATCTCCATGTAGTGAAAAAACTTGACTATCTGGTTTAGCTATTTTGGCACCTATTGCATAGGGCAATCCTACTCCCATACAACCAGTTGGACCAGAATTTATTGAATGTCCAGGTAAATATGAAGGTATGCTTTGTCTTCCATAGTGTAGTATCTCATTCCCATCTATAGTAACAATAGATGTCCTATCCATTATTTCTCTTAATTCCTTACAAAGCCTCAAAGGGTGAATAGGTAGTTGGTTTGATTCTTCTAAAGGCTTAACTTTATCTAATCTTTCATTTTGAAGATTAGATAAATGACTTCGCCATTTTTCCCAATTTGAAAGCTTTAAATTTTGTTTCTTAAACTCTTCACTAAGTTGAGATATAACTGTTTTACAATCTCCAACTATACCTAAACTTACATCTCTGTTATGAGAAATTTCTTCTTCAAGAATGTCAACTTGTATAATTTTTGCATCTGGATTAATTCTATTACCGTAAGTCATTATCCAATTAAATCTAGTACCTAAAACTAAAACAAAATCAGTTTCTCTAAAAGCACTTGATCTAGCAGCTGGAAATGAAAATTGATGATCATCAGAAACTATACCTCTAGTCATAGGAGTCGTATAAAAAGGAATTCCTGAATTATCAATGAATTCCTTTAATTCTTGAGAAGAATCTGACCAAAAAGTCCCACCACCTGCAAAAATAATTGGAGAATTAGAATTTCTTAATAAATCTATAGTTTTTTTTATCATTTCTTGATCTCCAGAAGGAGGTGAGGATAAATCTGATCTAGTTGGTTTAGAGGTATCATTTTCATTAATTTTTTCATATAAAACATCTTCATTACAATCAATATAAACAGGCCCTGGCCTACCAGATTGGCTTATTCTGAAAGCATGAGAGACTACCTGTGGATATTGATGAGCAAAAGTTGGTCTAAAAGTAGCTTTTGAAACTTTTTCAAATATTGATACTTGATCAATTTCTTGAAAACCACCTCTATAAAAGTCTTTAACGGGGCCAGCACCTCCTAGAGTAATCATTGGTGCACAATCTATAAAAGCATTGTATTGACCTGTTAACAAATTCAGAGTTCCTGGACCTGAAGCAGCGGTAGTTACACCTGGCTTTCTAGTTACCCTAGAATATGCATGAGCTGCCATTGCGGCAACTTGTTCATGCCTAAAATCATAAGTTTTTATTCCTAAATCTTCAGAATTATTAATAATTTCATAATTAGGTCCGCCCATTAGATAAAACAGGCACTCAGTATTTTCTTCTTTGAGTGTCCTTGCTACAAGATATGAACCATCAACTTCTGGCATTTTTTCTCCTAATCATGCTTTAACCTGTTTGCTTCCTCAGGTAAATCTATAAGTCTTTTATAATATTTCTCTGGTTCTACAATATCTAATTTTCCAATATTTGTCATGATCTTAAGAGCATTCTGATAATCCAAGATACTAATTCTCTCAGACTCAACATTTCCATCAGGATTACCATTATGCCAATTTATTAATGGTAATGTAATTCCAGTTACTCTATATCCAAAGGGTAGAAAAGCAGATGCTTCACAACCTCCAAGATTCATTAGTTGCCTCTGAAATCTAAAATCTTTTTCAGTTTCTTGGATATCTTTTGCAGAAGATAAAAGAATGATTTCACCATCATTATTAAAAGTTGAAATCCTATCTCCTGCTCTAATAATGGGACCTAAGCCAGAGGTTGCTCCAGGCAATTCACTGCTAGTTTCAATTGAAACAATTATAGAATCTTTGTGAATTCTTTTGCTCTGAGCAATCACTCTTGCCCCAACTAAACCAACTTCTTCAGCTCTTGTAAATATACCTCTTATAGAATAATTAGATTTTTTATTTTTTAGTTCTTTGAGCATACCTAATATTAGAGAGCATCCTGCTAAATCGTCTGCTACAGGAGTAATAACTTGATCCCCGGAAACAGTTGGTTTAGGAAGATCAAATACAACAGGTGCTGGTACAACTATTGGATCTTTACTTTCAATAAAAATCTCATCCTTAAGTAACCATCTATTTTCATTATTATTAAC contains:
- a CDS encoding DinB family protein; the protein is MENFKESIISGLNEYLTALYKALDGLNIHELKWQPSLESNNIIYLVWHMARVEDNWINKILGGNQTIWEKNQWAKKLNIDQNLDDADYGKGYGKEDISNLPDMNIDQLKLFYKDQRKASLDVIIKLKDEDLEKDYKRLTGELKKGYWILGHVLVEESQHLGQIAYIRGMIKGLNN
- a CDS encoding aminotransferase class V-fold PLP-dependent enzyme, which gives rise to MVKNWPNVYKELGIKPVINAKSWVTVYGGSIMRPEVIKSIQEASSVFVDIEELHKVAGEFVAKVCGSEMAIVTSGCATSIVLMAAASITGKNKEKISKIPHTEGMKNEILIHTGQRNNYDKAFEIPGGKLVEYNNENLEDKINDKTCAISYVIAPFFDEGIGLQNTIEIAHNNNLPLLLDAAAELPPRENLTKFISMGVDAVGFSGGKGIGGPQSTGILAGKKDLIEAAQLHSFQNLHTKKAAIGRPMKVTKENIVGFITALKLFIEDDENIEKEIWSKKAELLKDKIKETNGIKISVEDEYPNRQGPTVVLSFEKNYKGPRSEEIMNELSKNDPKIYAGGGLNDGHAYLDEVSLVVHSLDEIDIDIIANKLNEIIS
- a CDS encoding thioredoxin family protein, with protein sequence MIRLFFAPENSSLEERININSEIESKGKIVVQFFSPNCLGCLLSEGAINNFKNEYSNEFKVIKINIADDDYSQMVKKYNISVVPTFIYFYDGIAMETYTGTLRNSETLYEKFSPKK
- a CDS encoding thiamine pyrophosphate-binding protein is translated as MPEVDGSYLVARTLKEENTECLFYLMGGPNYEIINNSEDLGIKTYDFRHEQVAAMAAHAYSRVTRKPGVTTAASGPGTLNLLTGQYNAFIDCAPMITLGGAGPVKDFYRGGFQEIDQVSIFEKVSKATFRPTFAHQYPQVVSHAFRISQSGRPGPVYIDCNEDVLYEKINENDTSKPTRSDLSSPPSGDQEMIKKTIDLLRNSNSPIIFAGGGTFWSDSSQELKEFIDNSGIPFYTTPMTRGIVSDDHQFSFPAARSSAFRETDFVLVLGTRFNWIMTYGNRINPDAKIIQVDILEEEISHNRDVSLGIVGDCKTVISQLSEEFKKQNLKLSNWEKWRSHLSNLQNERLDKVKPLEESNQLPIHPLRLCKELREIMDRTSIVTIDGNEILHYGRQSIPSYLPGHSINSGPTGCMGVGLPYAIGAKIAKPDSQVFSLHGDGSLGMNIQDFDTAVRHNLPIIILVSNNEGWTARVEGVRKPGRELGFTRFDLIAESLGGYGEMVEKPNDIKPAIERAIDSGLPSIINVHTDPTARAISKFVGSKME
- a CDS encoding M28 family peptidase; this translates as MKSEELSTFLKISEIPTTSFYEYKISNFIQHEIKKMGLDFDIDEWGNIEVFLQGNYNEEVVFLAHMDHPGFEIIEKVNESTYRAVPLGGLPKNCENLSTPVIVFYEDYQINAKIMKSNDEVNNNENRWLLKDEIFIESKDPIVVPAPVVFDLPKPTVSGDQVITPVADDLAGCSLILGMLKELKNKKSNYSIRGIFTRAEEVGLVGARVIAQSKRIHKDSIIVSIETSSELPGATSGLGPIIRAGDRISTFNNDGEIILLSSAKDIQETEKDFRFQRQLMNLGGCEASAFLPFGYRVTGITLPLINWHNGNPDGNVESERISILDYQNALKIMTNIGKLDIVEPEKYYKRLIDLPEEANRLKHD